The Cottoperca gobio chromosome 6, fCotGob3.1, whole genome shotgun sequence genome has a segment encoding these proteins:
- the accs gene encoding 1-aminocyclopropane-1-carboxylate synthase-like protein 1 — MDFRGRRHERGSNWTDPEIVELLQLWSDESVQIELESSLRNQRVFDRIAHILREKGIYRTGDQCREKIKKMKLEYRRIKDNHKMRSWKFYDVMDRVLANRPAITYSSLGGAVIAQQVFQSQGGPEAYLQGLPAGTFGPTSSGGFLFGHPPKPGDLVDIKCEDDEESMLNSGAAPPEMYYGSGEDQETDGQSLLGPEDSLGRGESSTNARISPSGFSDLNNACSATGASQAVGGPVPRDTPELPSKNGPHTPASGRQRKRRLGGKTSWGLGNARCGGQRSLDKALASFLNWQQSAEERLLSLEEARLERELQAEERREQREERRAEQERQHELRLFSMLTGALVAVRQGAPTAATTPTDPSSSPLAHLSASQMTTAAPSVSSSLSQPPSEAPTTQAVSTQETIKSTPPTSIKACKMFQSVLATARGAETLGPSAYLSNRGNSIRQHQGILQEGYVQYATDKHHDTDNPDGIINMGTSENKLCYDLLHKRLTKPEMLNIDPSLLQYSDWRGHTFLREEVAKFLTHYCCSPNPLKADNVVVMNGCGSLFSCIAAVICDPKDAILIPTPFYGVITEDLDMYSDVKLFHVPLDCEADGKDSRPFHLTVSKLEEGLKRAKQEGLTIRGVILMNPHNPLAEIYTLEEMIAFLEFAERNELHSIVDEVYMLSVFDESVAFHSVLSIDSLPNPQRTHVMWGMTKDFAMAGFRIGTLYTENRDLVEALAQLGSFHGISGTTQRQVAQLLQDREWISEVFLPENRGRLKAAHSYLTGELRSMGVPYLDRPAALYVWVDLRKYLRESSFEEELSLWKRFLRHKVVLSCGQAFSCSTPGWFRIVFSDQQHHLQLGLKRIGAALKEIEEKSSSPDSLSIKEACEESNLSEKEDSVDSDNAAVVNSTSPPQSKSSDQLKEKDSPVPDTGSLATEELVLLECQASKPADSLDSLIGTLRHQIHASDWLEKNTPELSAGEDPEILDVFKALLQKARK, encoded by the exons ATGGACTTTCGTGGCAGGAGGCATGAGCGAGGGAGCAACTGGACCGACCCGGAGATAGTggagctgctccagctgtggTCCGATGAGTCGGTCCAGATTGAATTGGAGAGTTCATTGCGCAACCAGCGTGTATTTGACCGCATAGCCCACATTTTGCGTGAAAAGGGTATCTACCGTACCGGTGACCAGTGCAGGGAGAAGATAAAAAAGATGAAGCTGGAGTACCGCCGCATTAAGGACAACCACAAAATGAGGTCCTGGAAGTTCTATGATGTGATGGACAGGGTGCTGGCGAACCGACCAGCTATTACCTACTCCTCCTTGGGCGGAGCTGTCATAGCTCAACAGGTGTTTCAGAGCCAGGGTGGACCTGAAGCATACCTGCAAGGACTCCCAGCAGGTACCTTTGGTCCTACTTCCTCAGGGGGGTTTCTGTTTGGTCACCCCCCAAAACCTGGAGATTTAGTGGATATTAAATGTGAAGATGATGAGGAGAGCATGCTGAATTCAGGTGCGGCTCCCCCTGAGATGTACTATGGATCTGGAGAGGACCAGGAAACTGATGGTCAGTCTCTACTGGGGCCAGAGGACTCTCTGGGTCGAGGAGAGAGCTCAACAAATGCAAGAATCTCACCCTCAG GTTTTAGTGACCTGAACAATGCCTGTTCTGCCACAGGCGCCTCACAGGCTGTTGGGGGTCCTGTGCCACGGGACACACCTGAGCTGCCCAGCAAAAATGGTCCTCATACACCAGCCTCTGGGAGACAGAGGAAGCGTCGCCTGGGTGGCAAAACATCATGGGGCCTTGGGAATGCTAGGTGTGGCGGTCAAAGGAGCCTGGATAAAGCATTGGCCAGCTTCCTGAACTGGCAGCAGTCAGCAGAGGAGCGTCTCCTCTCCCTGGAGGAGGCGCGACTGGAGAGAGAGTTGCAGGCCGAGGAGCGCAGGGAACagcgggaggagaggagggccgAACAGGAGCGCCAGCACGAGCTCCGCCTGTTCAGCATGCTCACGGGGGCATTGGTTGCTGTCAGACAGGGTGCTCCGACCGCTGCGACAACACCGACTGacccctcctcctcacccctAGCTCATCTGTCAGCCTCACAGATGACCACAGCTGCCCCCTCTGTCTCGTCATCTTTATCTCAGCCACCTTCAGAAGCTCCCACTACACAGGCTGTTTCCACTCAGGAGACGATAAAGTCAACACCGCCTACATCTATCAAGGCCTGCAAAATGTTTCAGAGTGTTTTGGCAACAGCGAGAGGTGCAGAAACTCTCGGCCCCAGCGCGTACCTGTCCAACCGTGGCAACAGCATCCGACAGCATCAAGGCATTCTCCAGGAGGGCTATGTCCAATATGCAACGGACAAACACCACGATACAGATAACCCTGAT GGTATAATCAACATGGGTACCAGTGAGAACAAACTATGCTATGATCTTCTTCATAAACGG CTGACCAAGCCTGAAATGCTAAATATTGACCCGTCCTTGTTGCAGTATTCAGACTGGAGGGGACATACATT cCTGAGAGAGGAGGTTGCAAAGTTCCTAACTCACTACTGCTGTTCTCCAAACCCACTGAAAGCTGACAAT gttgtgGTGATGAATGGCTGTGGTTCCCTGTTCTCGTGTATCGCTGCAGTGATTTGTGACCCTAAAG ATGCCATTCTCATTCCTACTCCTTTCTACGGTGTCATCACTGAGGATCTAGATATGTATAGTGATGTAAAACTCTTTCACGTTCCTCTCGACTGTGAG gcCGATGGCAAAGACAGCAGGCCTTTCCACCTTACTGTGAGCAAACTGGAGGAAGGTCTGAAGAGGGCTAAACAAGAG GGTTTGACTATCCGGGGTGTTATTCTGATGAACCCCCACAACCCTCTGGCTGAGATCTACACCCTGGAAGAGATGATTGCCTTCTTGGAGTTTGCCGAAAG AAATGAGCTCCACTCTATCGTTGATGAAGTGTACATGCTGTCGGTCTTTGATGAATCTGTCGCCTTTCACAGTGTCCTCAGTATAGACAG TTTGCCCAACCCACAGAGGACGCATGTAATGTGGGGGATGACCAAG GACTTTGCAATGGCAGGATTCAGAATAGGCACTCTCTATACCGAGAACAGAGACCTCGTGGAGGCTTTGGCTCAGCTGGGCTCATTCCACGGTATATCTGGAACCACACAGCGGCAGGTAGCACAACTGCTTCAGGACAGAG AGTGGATCAGCGAGGTATTTTTGCCCGAGAACAGGGGCAGACTGAAAGCTGCTCACAGTTACCTGACAGGAGAGCTGCGGAGTATGGGCGTTCCCTACCTGGACAGACCTGCTGCACTGTATGTCTGGGTTGACCTCAGAAAG TACCTCAGAGAGTCGTCGTTTGAGGAGGAGCTTTCCCTGTGGAAGCGTTTCCTCAGACACAAGGTGGTGTTGAGCTGTGGTCAGGCTTTCTCCTGCTCCACGCCCGGCTGGTTCCGCATTGTCTTCTCCGACCAACAGCACCACCTTCAGCTCG GCCTGAAGCGAATTGGTGCCGCCTTGAAAGAAATTGAAGAAAAAAGCAGCAGCCCCGATTCCCTCTCTATCAAAGAAGCCTGTGAGGAAAGCAACCTATCAGAGAAAGAGGACAGTGTAGATTCAGACAATGCTGCGGTTGTCAATTCAACATCACCACCCCAGAGCAAGTCATCGGACCAGCTGAAGGAGAAGGATAGCCCTGTTCCTGACACAGGCTCGCTGGCCACCGAGGAGTTGGTGTTGCTGGAGTGCCAAGCATCAAAGCCCGCAGACAGTCTGGACTCTCTGATTGGCACTCTCAGGCACCAGATCCACGCCTCAGATTGGCTGGAGAAAAACACTCCAGAGCTGTCTGCTGGGGAGGATCCAGAGATTCTTGATGTATTCAAGGCCCTGCTGCAAAAAGCCAGAAAGTAA
- the LOC115009847 gene encoding uncharacterized protein LOC115009847, whose amino-acid sequence MKLLELGDSISRFRFAQSCVGLAGCLCVCYAVCTPFWMKDRGLWTQCNNTKSDQTNRKGGNDFNALEAERVFGVVSFLMAVSTGGLCVVFALCWTSETVRSYSNTRSLLMAGQALYPSTLLLFTMASTGFFFLLSWSFFTYQHREEIRQDFSTLGSSYWLGALGWVLLLVVEMIVFIAEQAVVPDILPDLEKAVESWRISSQLKHTKCSFSDGFYPGA is encoded by the exons ATGAAGTTGCTGGAGCTGGGGGACTCAATCAGTCGCTTCAGGTTCGCTCAGTCCTGTGTGGGGCTGGCAggttgcctgtgtgtgtgctacgCAGTCTGCACACCATTCTGGATGAAGGATAGGGGACTCTGGACTCAGTGTAATAACACTAAAAGTGACCAGACAAATCGTAAAGGTGGCAATGACTTCAACG CCCTGGAAGCAGAGAGAGTATTTGGAGTTGTTTCCTTCCTCATGGCTGTGAGCACTGgtggtctgtgtgtggtgtttgcCCTCTGCTGGACATCTGAGACAGTGCGCTCCTACTCCAACACTCGCTCTCTCCTCATGGCAGGACAGGCCCTCTACCCCAGCACTCTGCTGCTGTTCACCATGGCCTCTACAG gtttcttcttcctcctcagctggtctTTTTTCACCTATCAGCACAGGGAAGAAATCCGTCAAGACTTTTCCACCCTCGGCTCCTCCTATTGGCTAGGGGCTTTAGGTTGGGTCCTGCTGTTGGTCGTGGAGATGATAGTCTTTATAGCTGAGCAAGCTGTTGTGCCCGACATCCTACCAGACTTAGAGAAGGCTGTGGAGTCGTGGCGGATTTCCTCTCAACTTAAGCACACTAAATGCTCGTTCAGCGATGGTTTTTACCCTGGTGCCTAA
- the rag1 gene encoding LOW QUALITY PROTEIN: V(D)J recombination-activating protein 1 (The sequence of the model RefSeq protein was modified relative to this genomic sequence to represent the inferred CDS: deleted 1 base in 1 codon) has protein sequence MMEESLETDDPRSSMPAELHYPHSKYSQWKFKLFRLKSMEKAPLPRETQPEKGALLGTSLPAAPNIELDDDIGPGNVMKLCLGGKSKENVEGPGRRVDMKLQEMETHMNHLRCLCRLCGMILRKVKGPVHDVHGNLDEFSKGALRKMGCKFTSWPEVVLKVFKVDVTEDTESVHPLSFCQCCWMVTIRGGGICSFARTKVPEWKPHSSPCHLCSPRKLSFQRTGRKKRKAIPKAQSLAKRARWDHGDNTAISERRTLRPFGDHHHHGPVLRTWRKPSIQREQWVRNLTHCQKDHLNTKLISEKLPVDFLFSFTCLVCDHLLSDPVQSPCGHLFCRSCIIKYNHVLGPHCPACNLSCTPDDLISPAKTFLSALYSLPLLCPCGKQVSLDSFKAHCLSHDLDEQDAKQQISELDSYLLPNKGGRPRQHLLSLTRRAQKQRLRDMKNQVKAFADKEEGGDLKSVCQTLFLLALRSGNEHRQADELEAMMQGRGIGLHPAVCLAIRVNTFLSCSQYHKMYRTVKATSGRQIFQPLHTLRDAEKELLPGFLQFEWQPALNNVSTSCSAGIINGLSGWTSSVDEFPANTITRRFRYDVALASALKDLEEDIMDGLTETGMEDTACTSGFSVMIKESCDGMGDVSEKHGGGPAVPEKVVRFSFTVMSISVQADEEEEEVIIFTEPKPNSELSCKPLCLMFVDESDHETLTAVLGPVVAERNAMKESRLILSLGGLPRSFHFHFRGTGYDEKMVREMEGLEASGSTYVCTLCDSTRAEASQNMVLHSITRSHEQNLDRYEIWRTNPFSESVDELRDRVKGVSAKPFMETQPTMDALHCDIGNATEFYKIFQDEIGEVYKKVNPSREERRSWRAALDKQLRQKMKLKPVMRMNGNFARKLMTQEAVDVVCELVPSKERREALRELIRIYLQMKPVWRATCPAKECPDQLCRYSFNSQLFADLLSSTFKYRYNGKITNYLHKTMAHVPEIIERDGSIGAWASEGNESANKLFRRFRKMNARQSKAFELEDVLKHHWLYTSKYLQKFMEAHKDSAKALQATINPVESQSNEDMSLEVHDF, from the exons ATGATGGAGGAGAGCCTGGAGACAGATGACCCCAGATCATCCATGCCCGCTGAGCTCCACTATCCCCACTCCAAGTATTCTCAGTGGAAGTTTAAACTGTTTAGGCTGAAGTCAATGGAGAAGGCCCCTCTTCCAAGAGAGACACAGCCTGAGAAAGGAGCCCTGTTAGGGACCTCACTCCCTGCAGCTCCAAATATAGAGTTAGATGATGATATTGGTCCAGGGAATGTTATGAAATTGTGCCTAGGGggaaaaagtaaagaaaatgtagAGGGCCCCGGCCGGAGGGTAgatatgaagctacaggaaATGGAAACCCACATGAACCACCTCAG GTGCTTGTGCCGTCTTTGCGGAATGATCCTGAGAAAAGTCAAAGGGCCGGTGCACGATGTTCATGGGAATCTGGATGAGTTCAGCAAAGGTGCCCTGCGTAAAATGGGCTGCAAGTTTACAAGCTGGCCAGAGGTGGTTCTCAAAGTCTTCAAAGTGGACGTGACAGAGGACACAGAATCTGTccaccctctgtccttctgccaATGCTGCTGGATGGTTACCATACGAGGAGGGGGCATCTGCAGC TTTGCCAGAACAAAAGTCCCAGAGTGGAAACCCCACTCTTCCCCCTGTCACCTTTGCTCCCCCAGGAAACTTTCATTCCAGCGGACTGGGAGAAAGAAGCGGAAAGCCATTCCCAAAGCCCAGAGCCTGGCAAAAAGAGCCAGGTGGGACCACGGGGACAACACTGCTATTAGTGAGAGGAGAACTCTGAGACCATTTGGagaccatcatcatcatggtcCTGTGCTCAGGACATGGAGGAAACCCAGCATCCAGAGAGAGCAATGGGTGAGGAACCTTACCCACTGCCAGAAAGACCACCTGAATACCAAGCTGATCTCTGAGAAGCTCCCTGTagactttctcttttctttcacctGCCTGGTGTGTGACCACCTGCTCTCTGATCCTGTTCAGTCCCCCTGTGGGCACCTCTTCTGCCGTAGctgtattataaaatataaccaCGTTCTGGGACCTCACTGCCCGGCCTGCAACTTGTCCTGCACCCCTGATGATCTCATCTCGCCTGCCAAAACCTTCTTATCAGCCCTATATTCCCTGCCTCTGCTCTGCCCCTGTGGCAAGCAGGTAAGCCTAGACTCATTTAAAGCTCATTGTCTGAGCCATGATCTGGATGAACAGGACGCAAAACAGCAGATATCAGAACTTGACAGCTACCTGCTACCCAATAAAGGCGGAAGACCCCGTCAGCACCTGCTATCGCTAACACGTCGTGCCCAGAAGCAACGGCTGAGGGATATGAAGAACCAGGTGAAGGCATTTGCAGACAAAGAGGAAGGTGGCGACCTGAAGTCTGTGTGCCAGACTCTGTTTCTGCTTGCACTGAGATCTGGGAATGAACACCGGCAGGCAGATGAGCTAGAAGCCATGATGCAAG GCAGAGGCATTGGGTTGCATCCTGCTGTGTGCTTGGCCATTAGGGTCAACACTTTCCTGAGCTGCAGCCAGTATCATAAGATGTACCGGACCGTCAAAGCCACCAGTGGCCGCCAGATCTTTCAGCCCCTGCACACCCTGCGAGATGCAGAGAAGGAGCTTCTCCCTGGCTTTCTCCAGTTTGAATGGCAGCCAGCTCTAAATAATGTGTCTACATCTTGCAGTGCTGGCATTATTAATGGTCTCTCTGGATGGACTTCCTCAGTGGATGAATTCCCAGCTAACACCATCACTCGGCGGTTTCGCTATGATGTGGCTCTTGCGTCAGCATTAAAGGATCTGGAGGAGGACATCATGGATGGGCTAACAGAGACTGGGATGGAAGACACTGCTTGCACTTCAGGCTTCAGTGTCATGATCAAGGAATCCTGTGATGGCATGGGCGATGTCAGCGAGAAGCACGGTGGAGGACCAGCTGTCCCTGAGAAGGTTGTAcgtttttctttcactgttatgTCTATCTCTGTCCAggcagacgaggaggaggaagaggttatCATCTTCACTGAGCCCAAGCCAAATTCTGAACTGTCATGTAAGCCCCTTTGCCTGATGTTTGTGGATGAGTCAGACCATGAGACACTCACAGCTGTCCTGGGGCCTGTAGTTGCAGAGCGTAATGCAATGAAAGAGAGCAGGCTCATCCTATCCCTGGGTGGTCTACCTCGCTCTTTCCACTTCCACTTCAGAGGCACGGGATATGATGAGAAAATGGTGCGTGAGATGGAGGGCCTTGAGGCCTCAGGTTCCACCTATGTCTGCACTCTTTGCGACTCCACTCGGGCAGAGGCCTCTCAAAACATGGTGCTGCACTCCATCACCCGCAGTCATGAACAGAACCTAGATCGTTACGAAATATGGAGAACCAACCCCTTTTCTGAGTCTGTAGATGAGCTGCGAGACAGAGTCAAAGGGGTCTCTGCCAAGCCATTCATGGAGACCCAGCCCACGATGGACGCATTACACTGTGACATTGGCAATGCCACGGAATTTTACAAAATCTTTCAGGACGAGATCGGGGAGGTGTACAAAAAGGTCAACCCCAGCCGGGAGGAACGGCGCAGCTGGAGGGCAGCCCTAGATAAACAGCTGAGGCAGAAGATGAAGCTTAAACCGGTCATGAGGATGAATGGGAACTTTGCCCGCAAGCTAATGACCCAGGAGGCTGTGGATGTGGTGTGTGAGCTGGTGCCctcaaaggagaggagggaggccCTCAGAGAGCTTATAAGAATCTACCTCCAGATGAAGCCTGTGTGGCGTGCCACCTGCCCTGCCAAGGAGTGCCCTGACCAGCTGTGCCGCTACAGCTTCAACTCCCAGCTATTTGCCGACCTTCTCTCCTCTACCTTCAAATATAGGTACAATGGAAAGATAACCAATTATCTGCACAAGACCATGGCCCATGTGCCTGAAAtcatagagagagatggatcCATTGGAGCCTGGGCCAGTGAGGGGAACGAGTCGGCAAACAAACTGTTCAGGCGTTTCCGGAAGATGAATGCGCGTCAGTCAAAGGCCTTTGAGCTGGAAGACGTGTTGAAACATCACTGGCTCTACACTTCCAAGTACTTACAGAAGTTCATGGAAGCTCACAAGGACTCTGCCAAAGCTCTGCAAGCTACCATTAACCCAGTAGAGAGCCAGAGTAATGAGGACATGTCTCTGGAAGTTCATGACTTTTGA